TGCTGCATTCATAAAATTAGGTCTTCTACCTTTTCTGCAATCTCCATATAATGTGAATTGTGAAACGGATAGGATTTGACCGGAAACATCCTTCACAGATAGATTCATTTTCCCATGTTCATCTTCAAAAATTCTTAAATGACTGATTTTTTCTGCAAGAAAACGGGCATCCTCCTCCGTGTCATCATGAGTTATACCTACAAGAAGCATTAAACCCATGTCAATATTTCCACTTGTTTCTCCATTTACTGTTACTCTCGCCTCTTTACTTCGTTGTACAACTACTTTCACAGTTACCCCACTCCAATATATTTAAGTTAATCATTCAAAAATTAGATGAAAAATCCGTCAACCCGCTTCAAAAAGAGAGTTAACGGATTAGGTTTCAATTT
The window above is part of the Chengkuizengella sediminis genome. Proteins encoded here:
- the dtd gene encoding D-aminoacyl-tRNA deacylase, translating into MKVVVQRSKEARVTVNGETSGNIDMGLMLLVGITHDDTEEDARFLAEKISHLRIFEDEHGKMNLSVKDVSGQILSVSQFTLYGDCRKGRRPNFMNAARPEYANKIYERFNEFLREQGLVVETGKFGEMMDVSFTNWGPVTLIVESPTS